The window ACAGGTCCCGCCGCTCGCACGGGTCCGCCGTGATGTTGAAGAGCCACACGTTCTGGAGGGGGGGCTCCTCGGGGGGCGGCGAGAGGGAGCGCTCCAGGTTCCACCAGCGACCGGGCAGAGTGGGCAGcacctgaggggggggaggggtcatgAAGGTGTGGTTAGCTGGTGGTTAGCGGTTTGAAGCTTtgagcgggggggggttctaaTCTGCGGCGGTACCTGCGGGGGGACCCAGTCTCCGTGACCCGGGTCTCCTGTCAGCAGCTTCCAGTCTCCCACCCGGATGGCGGCCTGGACCGAGGGGTCCCACGGGGGCTGAGGCCACCCGGCCGTGGGACGCGACCCGTTCCGGGGCCCTGAATGAGGCCCGAGCTGAGCTTTAGATGCGGACGCCGGGGGGTCCTGGTTCCGAGACGCGTTCCGCCTGGATTTGGACCCCGGACGTGATTGGATCTGAGATCGAGAGTGAGACGTTCCCGCCGCCGGCGGAGCGCCGCTGGAGTAGGACTTGGGCCGTGGGCTCTGGTTCTGAGCCTGATGAAGCCTCTTCAACCTGAACGCTGACTTCTGCTTTGGTTTCAGCTTGTGGATCCTCttcttctggatcttcttcttctttggcttCTTTGGGCCTTTAAAGAAAAACGCACAAGTTTGCAGATACAAAGTTAACTCTTTAGCTTTGAGACAGATATGTGGACATTTGACTAAACCAACGGTCAATAAATGCATCTAGAGACCCATTGGTTGGTAACGTCTGACTGACGGAGACACGTTTAGCACGCTTAGCACGTTTAGCTCGTTTTCTGGGGGATCGTTACCCGATGCCGCGCCCCACTTGGTGGTCTGGGCGGGGGGCTTGTGCAGCGGGTCGATGTTGTGAAGGATCTCCTGACGAGGGGACTCCCGCCCCTCGCTGATGGTGGGCCAGACATCAAACCCGTCCAGGCCGCGGCTCTGAGGGGGCAAACGGAACACGCCGGTATCAGCGAGGACCCGGGAGGAAGAACTTTGACTGAGGCACTAAAGGCCCCCCGCTGACCTCGCTGGCGTTTCCCCCGGCCAGAGCCACCAGCGTGGGGAACCAGTCGGTGATGTGCAGCAGAGCTTTGGAGACCCGTCTTCGCCGCCTCAGCAGGGGGCTGTGGACGAACGCCACTCCacggacccccccctcccagtacGTGCCCTGGGCACACGGACAGCGAGCAGAGTCACGGCTTTCTCTTCATTTGAGGTAAAAGTGTGAGAAGATCGAGAGGTTCTACGTACCTTTCGGCCTCGTAGCGGCCAGTTGCTCCCCCCCGTGAAGGGCTGGGCGCCGTTGTCGGTGGAGTAGATGATGACGCTGTTCCGGTAGTACCCGTGCTTCCTCAGGGCGTAGGTGACGTTCCGGACCGCCTCGTCCACCGTGGACACCATGGCGGCGAACTTCCTCCTGGCGACGTTGGCCATGTCCCGGTAGGGGTAGATGTAGGACTTGGGGGTCTGCAGAGGAGTGTGGACGGCCTGCAGGGAAACATTAACACCACGTTGCACTCCATCATCTCCCAGAATGCCCCTCACACTTAGGTAGGAGCTCAGCGGCCCTACGtggaaacatttcaaatgaaacagCCCGGTGGTTTGAAGTCGCACTCAAACCTCATCAAAAGAACCCAAATATTCATTCTGCAGACTTTAAAGGGACTTCTGTGTTTTTCCAACATCTCGGAACTCCCCACGAGAGGACGCAAACCACCGCAGcgtcaaaacacatttcaggCTCTGCaggatttgttttctctccgtctGCTCTTGAGGGCCTTAAACTGAGATGTTGAGACGAGACGTTCTTTCGGTACCTGCAGcgagagcagcaggaagagcGGCCTGTCCGCCGGGTCGTGACTCTCCAGGATCTTGCGAGCTCTCTGGGTGAAGAGCGTGGTGGAGTACTTCCCCTCCTGGCCCCACGCCACGCCCTCGTCGTCATGGAGATCGTAACCGCACAACCCGGGGCCGTCACAGGACCCGTAGCTGGACGGAGACATGCGAGTCAAGGACACAGTgaaaacacaggaaacaaaaatgtaaatcggTCCTAGTTCATGCATTCAAAGATGTTTCatttgtaataaaaataaactaaattaattaaaaattatTTTAACTAATTAAATTAGCTTTTTGGGattaagaaaatgaataaattaatgaaaatgttacCTGTAGTAGTCCACACTTCCTGTTAAAGAACCGAAGAAACTGTCAAATCCCTTTCTGGTGGGCAGACACGCCTTCCTGCAGGGAAAACACGCTAACCTGAGCATCAGATCTCTATGATGTGACCTACGAAAGGCGCTTAAACGCACGTTAAAACATTTGCAATATTATTTAAACAGTGTTTTTCATCCCTGTTTGTGAGCCTGCTTGTCGTCTTCTTCTCCCACGTGTGACGGTGACACGTAACGAGAAGAATAAACCCCAGGACAAGACCCACGCTTCGGCGGGCCGCCGCCCTCTCACCTGTAGAAGCCCAGGTGCCACTTGCCCACCATGTGCGTGGCGTAGCCGGCCTGCCGCAGCCTCTCGGGCAGAGTGTCCATGTGGGCCGGCAGGCAGCTGGGCTGACTCGGTCTGATGATGGAGTGCTGAAGCCCAGTGTGGATCTGATACCTGCAGCAAGAAACCAAACGGGGCGATCGATCCCACAGTGGTATCAGTTACCGCTGAGACTGACCAATGAGACggtttctaataataataataataattctatgtTATATTTGTCATAAAAATCCGCGCGCGCCCACTGGGCAGCCGCTTTTAAAGCGCCTTCTACCTGCCGGTGATCAGCTGGCTGCGGGACGGCGTGCAGATGGGCTGGACGTAGTAGTTCTCCAGCGTCACGCCCTCCGCCGCCAGCTTGTCCAGGGTGGGGGTCTTGAGGGTGGGGTTGTGGTAGCCGATGTCGTTGAAGCCCTgtgccccaaaaaaaacaacttaaatcaCGATACTGAGCAACAtaataaaaacgttttattgCACAATATCTATTGAAATGTGCTGTTGCACAAGTTGAAGCAGTGACATTGTGCAATAACAGCTGTGAggttttgtatttgaaatactTGCCCGGAGTGtgatagtcacacacacacacacacacacctggtcgtccgtgaggatgaagatgatgtGCGGCtgggtcttcttcttcttgggctCGGTGTGGTTCTGGTTGGGTTCTGACCGGTGAGCCCGCAGGCCGTCCAGGCCGAGGACGACGCTCAGCACGGCGAGAGCAGCAGCGGCCGCCTGCATCTCTACTTcaggggagaaaaacaacaacaacaacagcagcagcgtgaCGACCTCCTCCGCCACAACTCCAGGGAGGCGGAGCTGTGGAGACGGGCCGGCCGCGGATCGCAGAACCACAGCGGAGATGTGAAGCacatctggaggagggggagcgcaACCGCGCTGAGGAGGCCTCTTTGTTTCAACCATTCAAAAGCTTCTTTGATGAGACACTGAACCATAGGATCTGTCAATCATTCATTCGATCAATTGATTAGTTCACAAAGTATTTTGTTTTGGGTCCAAAACCCAAACGACATTCAGTGTGTTATGagataccacacacacacacacacacacacacacacacacagcccgtGCATCGCAGCCTGGTCCTGCGTGATGACCCGGCTACTGGAAAGGCTCGCTCGGAATCCTGATTCCCGGTTTCCAAGACGACCAGCGCGGCGTGTGACTAATCAAGGGGCTGCTTCACCGGTGGTGAGGAATGCACATCTGTATCATCTGTGACACTGTTTACAAACGCGAGACGTGACTAAAAGCATTCTGTCTCGGTCCAACTCGAGCTTGTGGCCATTGCTCCTTTACTGGTGGGCTGGTTCGCTATTGGGTGAGATACTGGTGTTTATtgtaacagcacacacacacacacacacacacacacgcacacgcacacacacacacacacacacacacacacacacacacacacacacactaacttaTTTCCTGGAACCAGTCCGGACCGTGCAAAGATCTGGTCCTGCATTAGTCTAGTTTTTGATGTAGTCTGCAGCCTGAGAATTTTCGAATCAACCCTATTACAAATAAAACCTTATTGTATTATATGTCTGACGTCACGAGTGATCCAGATCTAAATCATCCAAACTGTTCAGCATGATGTATAAAATTAGCACATTTAttcttattatattattattctcTGCTTCTCACACCAGCTGTGCTATTTAAAAGCCAGGCCTTGAAATAATATCATACCTGGATATTGGATCGATTGCAGTGAAcggctcttcttctccctcctcctcctcctcctccccctcttcctcgcCGCTGTTCTTCAGTCCATTCTTCACCCTCTGGGTCTTTTCTTCAGCTCTCGGAAAAGTTTGTTCTGAAGTTTAAAGTTTGCAGAGGACGCCGCATATCCTCGAGCTTCCACCGACTCTTCCTTGCAGACGGAGCGTCTTCACTCCCAATGAAATACGACCAGAGTCAAGACGACACCGCGGCGCCACGACACTTCCGGTCTGACCCGCCAGAATAAGACACGCGGCCATAAAACGGACCGCGGTTAAGTTACAGATGTTTTGAATTAATGTGGTTGTTGATGATAGTTTCTTCTTAGGTGTGAATAAAACACAATTCACCGTCAATGTGATGAACTAATACTAGCCAACTCCAGTGGCTTATGCTATCACTAGCAAACCTTTATCGTTGTTCATTCATGTCTTAAAACACATTCATATTCACTATCAACACATTTGTAACGAAATAAAGAGAAACATTCCTGTCTTTTCTAATAGTTTATTATTGCCAGTCACAACACTAGCTAACTGGCTAAGCTTAGTTACCTAGCTTCCACACAGGCTAATTTAGCCCCACTATTTCAGACTGTTGCACGGATGGTGATGATAATTGGTCAATTATTGGCAATGGTGCTGTAAAATGACGATAATGTAAAATCTATTATTCTATTAGTATAAAATAGTAACGTACATTTTCTGTTTTCGAAACTGGATTTCGTTTTCCCGTCGTAAtagttttactttgaaggctAACGTGCCGAACATCCGTTAGTCTCCGCTTAATTTGTGCCACTTGATGGAGAGAACAAACTAATTTAACAGTCCTTTAACACCATTGTCTTGAACGGCTGTGCGCCGCCGTGCTGTGATTCCGGTCGTCGTCATGGTAACGGACTCCCCCCCCGTTTGAGGATGCGCGATGCCGGACAGAACGTCCGCCGGAGGGCCAGCTGGCCCCGCGGAGGAGACCAGGAATGTCTCTCTTTACGCAACGAAGTGTACAGATGCAGGTCTGCGCCAAGTCAACCGGAGGAACACCGGGAGGAGACCGGAAATACGTCAGATAAATTAAGAAATAAGAGCTGGGAGTAGGATTTAATACGAGTAGCGAGCCTCAGTCAGTGACGGCAGTCAGGGTCATATGGGCCCCCGACTGGTTTAACCGGACAAAAGTAGTTGTAAAAACTCAACCTGATGTGGccgcttttgttttgaaagtatAAACTTGTATCCTGTATGTGAATCTTTCAACgacgatgaatgaatgaatgaaatgggaTGGAATCCAGTAAAACACCACAAGACAGTATTCATGCAGGTAAATTATGCAGAAAGACTTAAAGTGTGAGGGAAAACTGTCCCGGTGAAAGGACGTTATTTGAAACCCTCTGAGGCTTTACCTC is drawn from Gasterosteus aculeatus chromosome 3, fGasAcu3.hap1.1, whole genome shotgun sequence and contains these coding sequences:
- the LOC120816085 gene encoding arylsulfatase I isoform X2 yields the protein MVETKRPPQRGCAPPPPDVLHISAVVLRSAAGPSPQLRLPGVVAEEVVTLLLLLLLFFSPEVEMQAAAAALAVLSVVLGLDGLRAHRSEPNQNHTEPKKKKTQPHIIFILTDDQGFNDIGYHNPTLKTPTLDKLAAEGVTLENYYVQPICTPSRSQLITGRYQIHTGLQHSIIRPSQPSCLPAHMDTLPERLRQAGYATHMVGKWHLGFYRKACLPTRKGFDSFFGSLTGSVDYYSYGSCDGPGLCGYDLHDDEGVAWGQEGKYSTTLFTQRARKILESHDPADRPLFLLLSLQAVHTPLQTPKSYIYPYRDMANVARRKFAAMVSTVDEAVRNVTYALRKHGYYRNSVIIYSTDNGAQPFTGGSNWPLRGRKGTYWEGGVRGVAFVHSPLLRRRRRVSKALLHITDWFPTLVALAGGNASESRGLDGFDVWPTISEGRESPRQEILHNIDPLHKPPAQTTKWGAASGPKKPKKKKIQKKRIHKLKPKQKSAFRLKRLHQAQNQSPRPKSYSSGAPPAAGTSHSRSQIQSRPGSKSRRNASRNQDPPASASKAQLGPHSGPRNGSRPTAGWPQPPWDPSVQAAIRVGDWKLLTGDPGHGDWVPPQVLPTLPGRWWNLERSLSPPPEEPPLQNVWLFNITADPCERRDLSGQRPDVVRRLMARLAHYNQSAVPVYFPPDDPRADPARHAGAWVPWVEEEVEEREEGRYHGVYKKGRGGKKKRKNPRCPLCKLRSFFLKLNTGMMSNRI
- the LOC120816085 gene encoding arylsulfatase I isoform X1; the encoded protein is MVETKRPPQRGCAPPPPDVLHISAVVLRSAAGPSPQLRLPGVVAEEVVTLLLLLLLFFSPEVEMQAAAAALAVLSVVLGLDGLRAHRSEPNQNHTEPKKKKTQPHIIFILTDDQGFNDIGYHNPTLKTPTLDKLAAEGVTLENYYVQPICTPSRSQLITGRYQIHTGLQHSIIRPSQPSCLPAHMDTLPERLRQAGYATHMVGKWHLGFYRKACLPTRKGFDSFFGSLTGSVDYYSYGSCDGPGLCGYDLHDDEGVAWGQEGKYSTTLFTQRARKILESHDPADRPLFLLLSLQAVHTPLQTPKSYIYPYRDMANVARRKFAAMVSTVDEAVRNVTYALRKHGYYRNSVIIYSTDNGAQPFTGGSNWPLRGRKSRGLDGFDVWPTISEGRESPRQEILHNIDPLHKPPAQTTKWGAASGPKKPKKKKIQKKRIHKLKPKQKSAFRLKRLHQAQNQSPRPKSYSSGAPPAAGTSHSRSQIQSRPGSKSRRNASRNQDPPASASKAQLGPHSGPRNGSRPTAGWPQPPWDPSVQAAIRVGDWKLLTGDPGHGDWVPPQVLPTLPGRWWNLERSLSPPPEEPPLQNVWLFNITADPCERRDLSGQRPDVVRRLMARLAHYNQSAVPVYFPPDDPRADPARHAGAWVPWVEEEVEEREEGRYHGVYKKGRGGKKKRKNPRCPLCKLRSFFLKLNTGMMSNRI
- the LOC120816085 gene encoding arylsulfatase I isoform X4 codes for the protein MQAAAAALAVLSVVLGLDGLRAHRSEPNQNHTEPKKKKTQPHIIFILTDDQGFNDIGYHNPTLKTPTLDKLAAEGVTLENYYVQPICTPSRSQLITGRYQIHTGLQHSIIRPSQPSCLPAHMDTLPERLRQAGYATHMVGKWHLGFYRKACLPTRKGFDSFFGSLTGSVDYYSYGSCDGPGLCGYDLHDDEGVAWGQEGKYSTTLFTQRARKILESHDPADRPLFLLLSLQAVHTPLQTPKSYIYPYRDMANVARRKFAAMVSTVDEAVRNVTYALRKHGYYRNSVIIYSTDNGAQPFTGGSNWPLRGRKSRGLDGFDVWPTISEGRESPRQEILHNIDPLHKPPAQTTKWGAASGPKKPKKKKIQKKRIHKLKPKQKSAFRLKRLHQAQNQSPRPKSYSSGAPPAAGTSHSRSQIQSRPGSKSRRNASRNQDPPASASKAQLGPHSGPRNGSRPTAGWPQPPWDPSVQAAIRVGDWKLLTGDPGHGDWVPPQVLPTLPGRWWNLERSLSPPPEEPPLQNVWLFNITADPCERRDLSGQRPDVVRRLMARLAHYNQSAVPVYFPPDDPRADPARHAGAWVPWVEEEVEEREEGRYHGVYKKGRGGKKKRKNPRCPLCKLRSFFLKLNTGMMSNRI
- the LOC120816085 gene encoding arylsulfatase I isoform X3, coding for MQAAAAALAVLSVVLGLDGLRAHRSEPNQNHTEPKKKKTQPHIIFILTDDQGFNDIGYHNPTLKTPTLDKLAAEGVTLENYYVQPICTPSRSQLITGRYQIHTGLQHSIIRPSQPSCLPAHMDTLPERLRQAGYATHMVGKWHLGFYRKACLPTRKGFDSFFGSLTGSVDYYSYGSCDGPGLCGYDLHDDEGVAWGQEGKYSTTLFTQRARKILESHDPADRPLFLLLSLQAVHTPLQTPKSYIYPYRDMANVARRKFAAMVSTVDEAVRNVTYALRKHGYYRNSVIIYSTDNGAQPFTGGSNWPLRGRKGTYWEGGVRGVAFVHSPLLRRRRRVSKALLHITDWFPTLVALAGGNASESRGLDGFDVWPTISEGRESPRQEILHNIDPLHKPPAQTTKWGAASGPKKPKKKKIQKKRIHKLKPKQKSAFRLKRLHQAQNQSPRPKSYSSGAPPAAGTSHSRSQIQSRPGSKSRRNASRNQDPPASASKAQLGPHSGPRNGSRPTAGWPQPPWDPSVQAAIRVGDWKLLTGDPGHGDWVPPQVLPTLPGRWWNLERSLSPPPEEPPLQNVWLFNITADPCERRDLSGQRPDVVRRLMARLAHYNQSAVPVYFPPDDPRADPARHAGAWVPWVEEEVEEREEGRYHGVYKKGRGGKKKRKNPRCPLCKLRSFFLKLNTGMMSNRI